A single region of the Paraburkholderia sp. SOS3 genome encodes:
- a CDS encoding DUF2252 domain-containing protein codes for MKGSTIAEREAAGRTAREHSKRSSHRTVGEIRRDPLELLAQSSAGRIERLVPLRYGRMAASPLAFFRGSATLQAHDLGQLPHTSLVQPICGDSHLLNFGGFATPERHLIFDVNDFDETAHGPFEWDLKRLVASFTVAARQLGFSRGAAHDTAMSAVLQYRDRMAQYAQSGTLELWYERITFDRMIEAALTPEGRRRIRRGMEKAAARTHDSMLDKIAERVGDRFAMRDMPPGLFHVHGSNTLFARDDDWFRLGDWNKLVDPVYADYLHTLPPDRRELLERFTIQDLAFKVVGVGSVGTRCLVLLATDAAGRPLFLQAKEARPSVVARYFKSKEPRHEGERVVRGQQMLQAASDIFLGWATGPGGRPLYVRQLLDMKLSLNVELVDAELLAGYARVCGWALARAHAKASGKAIEIAAYIGRNDQFAEALAQYASAYADQVERDYDAFVKACRSGALDARTDEDFAADFRV; via the coding sequence ATGAAGGGCAGCACCATCGCGGAACGGGAAGCCGCCGGCCGGACCGCACGCGAGCACTCGAAACGCTCGAGCCATCGCACAGTCGGCGAGATCCGCCGCGACCCGCTTGAACTGCTTGCGCAAAGCAGCGCCGGCCGCATCGAGCGGCTCGTGCCGCTGCGCTACGGCCGCATGGCCGCTTCGCCGCTCGCCTTCTTTCGCGGCAGCGCGACCCTGCAGGCGCACGATCTGGGCCAGCTACCGCATACCTCGCTCGTGCAGCCGATCTGCGGCGACAGCCACCTGTTGAACTTCGGCGGCTTCGCAACGCCTGAGCGGCATCTGATTTTCGACGTCAACGATTTCGACGAAACCGCGCACGGCCCGTTCGAATGGGATCTGAAGCGCCTCGTCGCGAGCTTTACGGTCGCGGCGCGTCAACTCGGCTTCAGCCGCGGCGCCGCGCACGATACGGCGATGTCGGCGGTGCTGCAGTATCGCGACCGCATGGCGCAATACGCGCAGTCCGGCACGCTCGAACTCTGGTACGAGCGCATTACGTTCGATCGCATGATCGAAGCGGCGTTGACGCCCGAAGGGCGTCGCCGGATTCGCCGCGGCATGGAAAAGGCGGCCGCCCGCACGCACGACAGCATGCTCGACAAGATCGCGGAGCGCGTCGGAGACCGCTTCGCGATGCGCGATATGCCGCCCGGCCTGTTTCACGTGCACGGCTCGAACACGCTGTTTGCGCGTGACGACGACTGGTTTCGACTCGGCGACTGGAATAAGCTCGTCGACCCTGTCTATGCCGACTATCTGCACACGTTGCCGCCCGACCGGCGCGAACTGCTCGAGCGGTTCACCATTCAGGACCTCGCGTTCAAGGTCGTCGGCGTCGGCAGCGTCGGCACGCGCTGCCTCGTGCTGCTCGCCACCGATGCGGCCGGCAGGCCGCTTTTCCTGCAGGCGAAGGAGGCGCGGCCTTCGGTCGTCGCGCGCTACTTCAAGTCGAAGGAGCCGCGTCACGAAGGCGAGCGCGTCGTGCGCGGGCAGCAGATGCTGCAGGCGGCCAGCGATATTTTTCTCGGCTGGGCCACGGGCCCTGGCGGGCGTCCGCTCTATGTACGGCAATTGCTCGACATGAAGCTGTCGCTGAACGTCGAACTCGTCGATGCCGAACTGCTTGCCGGCTATGCACGCGTATGCGGCTGGGCGCTCGCGCGAGCGCATGCGAAAGCGAGCGGCAAGGCGATTGAGATCGCCGCCTACATCGGACGCAACGATCAGTTCGCCGAGGCGCTCGCCCAGTACGCTTCTGCCTATGCGGACCAGGTCGAGCGCGACTACGATGCATTCGTGAAAGCATGCCGCAGCGGCGCGCTCGACGCGCGCACCGATGAAGACTTTGCCGCCGATTTCCGCGTATAG
- a CDS encoding DUF72 domain-containing protein produces the protein MSIEVGTASWTDATLIKSGKFYPKGCTSAEARLRFYAEHFPMVEVDASYYAMPSAANSALWAQRTPPGFTFNMKAFRLFTGHQTEPKFFPPDIQQALPKTGKKNLYYRDIPPDIIDELWARFFEALEPLRAAGKLGAVLFQFAPWITTASRDKAHVAHCADRMAPYLTAFEFRNASWFDDRHRASTLAFERERGLVHVVMDAPDVTTRAHTVWEVTSPRLAIVRLHGRNAETWSGSTTASGRFNYDYSDEELEELIIPIREIAKRVDRTDVVFNNCFEDSAQRNGLTMMRLLGQRYSASGSGSGSGSGSGFEFG, from the coding sequence ATGTCGATCGAAGTCGGTACCGCGTCATGGACGGACGCCACGCTGATCAAGTCCGGCAAGTTCTATCCGAAGGGCTGCACGAGCGCCGAGGCGCGGTTGCGCTTTTACGCCGAACATTTTCCGATGGTCGAAGTCGATGCGTCGTACTACGCGATGCCGAGCGCGGCCAATAGCGCGCTTTGGGCGCAACGCACTCCCCCGGGCTTCACGTTCAACATGAAGGCGTTCCGGCTCTTTACCGGGCACCAGACCGAGCCGAAATTCTTCCCGCCCGATATCCAGCAGGCGTTGCCGAAAACGGGCAAAAAGAACCTTTATTACCGGGACATCCCGCCCGATATCATCGACGAGCTATGGGCGCGCTTTTTCGAAGCGCTCGAGCCGTTGCGCGCGGCCGGCAAGCTCGGCGCGGTGCTGTTCCAGTTCGCGCCGTGGATCACCACCGCATCGCGCGACAAGGCGCACGTCGCGCATTGCGCGGACCGCATGGCGCCTTATCTGACCGCGTTCGAGTTTCGCAACGCAAGCTGGTTCGACGATCGGCACCGCGCTTCGACGCTCGCATTCGAACGCGAGCGCGGGCTCGTGCATGTGGTCATGGATGCGCCCGACGTGACGACGCGTGCGCATACGGTGTGGGAGGTCACGTCGCCGCGGCTTGCTATTGTGCGTTTGCATGGCCGCAACGCCGAGACATGGTCGGGCAGCACGACCGCGTCCGGGCGCTTCAACTACGACTACAGCGATGAAGAACTCGAAGAGCTGATCATCCCGATTCGCGAGATCGCGAAACGGGTGGACCGCACCGACGTCGTGTTCAACAACTGCTTCGAAGACTCGGCGCAGCGCAACGGGTTGACGATGATGCGGCTGCTTGGGCAGCGCTATTCGGCGTCCGGGTCCGGGTCCGGGTCCGGGTCCGGGTCCGGCTTCGAGTTTGGGTGA
- a CDS encoding penicillin-binding protein 1A, which yields MKRPIAPFVRSFCATALDFLKPYAIRALERVRHPTRRGVALTVAAVPALMLLYVLILIPFTPSIGDIRKAKVEQPAQVFSADGKLLATFKPSNREWVKLQDVSPHVIDALISTEDHRFYEHHGIDFKRTASAALHTFSGDRQGGSTITQQLARNLYPDEIGRAPTLTRKIKEAITAFKIEAVYTKSEILETYLNTVPFLYNAYGIEMAARTYFDKSAHDLTVIESATLIGMLKGNSYYNPVINPERALQRRNIVLAQMVKYRRLTPAAFQTLQRRPLGVDFERQTEPPGPAPHFAQQLRKWLIEWADANDYNIYSDGLIVRTTLDSRLQTMATQALVWQGNQLQSVANSVWGTRHACSAHQDVFTAFVRETPEYRAAKQSGLADDIALKQVESDRHLMQSLCDDKTRVQAAFIAIDPRDGEIKAYVGSRDFSDDQYDHVQQARRQPGSTFKPFVYGAAFENGAKPDDTFVDQPVEITLAGGEIWKPNDDTPPSGRPVTLRDALAYSKNRITAQLMEKVGPSKVARLAYSMGVRDSRLDAVPSLALGTSPVTLKEMVSAYSTIADRGAYIPPMFVTQIEDRDGNVLAQFRPARPEQTLPPAAAQTLLDVMRGVVDKGTGSAIRTRFGIRGDVAGKTGTTQDDADGWFILMHPQLVAGAWVGFNDSRVTLRSDYWGQGAHSALPIVGDFFQRALRSRLIDPRAKFVEEKQTGVFDSLRATASTWWGHLFGADNKPAPQKETPRAPRRAPAMVAAPAAPAAPAPVASAPAEPRDVEPPQIVAPHGASVPPLLSPPGATAGVQNAPGAAVASGTAAGASLSGSATPAPNAAGAASSGPTSLDQWINQHTNGEHTNGAAAPSGASGAGSQ from the coding sequence GTGAAACGACCCATCGCGCCGTTCGTCCGTAGTTTCTGCGCGACGGCGCTCGACTTCCTCAAGCCCTACGCAATTCGCGCGCTCGAGCGCGTGCGTCATCCGACACGGCGTGGCGTCGCGCTGACGGTCGCCGCGGTGCCGGCGCTGATGCTGCTGTACGTGCTGATCCTGATTCCGTTCACGCCGAGCATCGGCGACATCCGCAAGGCGAAAGTCGAACAGCCGGCCCAGGTGTTTTCTGCGGATGGCAAGCTGCTTGCGACATTCAAACCGTCGAACCGCGAATGGGTGAAGCTGCAGGATGTGTCGCCGCACGTGATCGACGCGCTGATCTCGACCGAAGACCATCGTTTCTACGAGCACCACGGCATCGATTTCAAGCGCACCGCGTCGGCGGCGCTGCATACGTTCTCGGGCGATCGCCAGGGCGGCTCGACGATCACGCAGCAACTCGCGCGCAATCTGTACCCCGACGAAATCGGCCGCGCGCCGACGCTTACGCGCAAGATCAAGGAAGCGATCACGGCCTTCAAGATCGAAGCGGTCTATACGAAGAGCGAGATTCTCGAAACCTATCTGAATACGGTGCCGTTCCTGTACAACGCGTACGGCATCGAAATGGCCGCGCGCACCTATTTCGACAAATCGGCGCACGACCTCACGGTGATCGAAAGCGCGACGCTGATCGGCATGCTGAAGGGCAACAGCTACTACAACCCGGTGATCAATCCCGAGCGCGCGTTGCAGCGCCGCAATATCGTGCTCGCGCAGATGGTGAAGTATCGACGGCTTACGCCGGCCGCATTTCAGACGCTGCAGCGCCGGCCGCTCGGCGTCGATTTCGAGCGCCAGACGGAGCCGCCGGGCCCGGCGCCGCATTTCGCGCAGCAGTTGCGCAAGTGGCTGATCGAGTGGGCCGACGCCAACGACTACAACATCTATTCAGACGGCCTGATTGTGCGCACGACGCTCGATTCGCGCCTGCAGACGATGGCGACGCAGGCACTCGTCTGGCAGGGCAACCAGCTGCAATCGGTGGCGAATTCGGTGTGGGGCACGCGTCATGCGTGTTCGGCGCATCAGGACGTATTTACCGCGTTCGTGCGCGAGACGCCCGAGTATCGCGCGGCAAAGCAGTCGGGCCTTGCCGACGACATTGCGCTCAAGCAGGTCGAATCGGACCGTCACCTGATGCAGTCGCTGTGCGATGACAAGACGCGCGTACAGGCGGCGTTCATTGCCATCGATCCGCGCGACGGCGAGATCAAGGCCTATGTGGGCAGCCGCGATTTCAGCGACGACCAGTACGATCACGTTCAGCAGGCGCGGCGCCAGCCGGGCTCGACGTTCAAGCCGTTTGTGTATGGCGCGGCATTCGAAAACGGCGCGAAGCCCGACGACACATTCGTCGATCAGCCCGTGGAAATCACGCTGGCGGGCGGCGAAATCTGGAAACCGAACGACGATACGCCGCCAAGCGGCCGGCCGGTCACGCTGCGCGACGCGCTCGCCTATTCGAAGAACCGCATCACCGCGCAGCTGATGGAAAAAGTCGGGCCATCGAAGGTTGCGCGCCTCGCCTATTCGATGGGCGTGCGCGACAGCCGGCTCGACGCGGTGCCGTCGCTTGCGCTCGGCACGAGCCCGGTCACGCTGAAGGAAATGGTATCGGCGTACAGCACGATCGCCGATCGCGGCGCCTATATTCCGCCGATGTTCGTCACGCAGATCGAGGATCGCGACGGCAACGTGCTCGCGCAATTCCGGCCCGCGCGGCCCGAGCAGACATTGCCGCCGGCCGCCGCGCAGACGCTGCTCGACGTGATGCGCGGCGTGGTCGACAAAGGGACGGGCAGCGCGATCCGCACGCGCTTCGGCATTCGCGGGGACGTGGCGGGCAAAACGGGCACGACGCAGGACGATGCCGACGGCTGGTTCATCCTCATGCATCCGCAACTGGTGGCGGGCGCGTGGGTCGGCTTCAACGACAGCCGTGTGACGCTGCGCAGCGATTACTGGGGGCAGGGTGCGCATAGCGCGCTGCCGATCGTCGGCGATTTCTTCCAGCGCGCGCTGCGTTCGCGGCTCATCGATCCGCGTGCGAAGTTCGTCGAGGAGAAGCAGACGGGTGTGTTCGATTCGCTGCGTGCGACGGCGAGTACGTGGTGGGGCCATCTGTTTGGTGCGGACAACAAGCCCGCGCCGCAGAAGGAGACGCCGCGCGCGCCGCGCCGGGCGCCGGCGATGGTTGCTGCGCCGGCCGCACCCGCTGCGCCCGCGCCTGTTGCGTCCGCACCGGCTGAGCCGCGCGACGTCGAGCCGCCGCAGATCGTCGCGCCCCACGGCGCGTCGGTGCCGCCGCTGTTGTCGCCGCCTGGTGCCACGGCGGGGGTGCAGAATGCGCCGGGCGCGGCAGTTGCGAGCGGCACGGCCGCGGGCGCGTCGCTGTCCGGTTCGGCGACGCCGGCTCCGAATGCGGCGGGCGCAGCGTCGTCCGGACCGACGTCGCTCGACCAGTGGATCAATCAACACACGAACGGCGAGCACACGAACGGCGCCGCGGCGCCATCAGGTGCGTCGGGCGCCGGATCGCAATAA
- the mctP gene encoding monocarboxylate uptake permease MctP yields the protein MSDLNPVNPVAMTVFIAFFALVTIVGFLAARWKRGDLTQLHEWGLGGRQFGTIISWFLVGGDFYTAYTVIAVPALVYSVGAYGFFALPYTIIVYPFVFAVMPKLWKIAHAKNHITAADYVHGEYGGKWFPAAVALTGIVATMPYIALQLVGMQVVIKGLGVSGELPLVIAFVILALYTYTSGLRAPAMIAFVKDIMIYIVVIAAVWLIPQKLGGYGQVFDAADTYFKAKGGATGIILKPTQFTAYASLALGSALAAFMYPHTMTAVLSSSSQQTVRKNAIFLPAYTLLLGLIALLGYMAIAAGIHVKSASDVVPTLFGTLFPSWFVGFAAAAIAISALVPAAIMSIGAANLFTRNLWRPLVSPNMAPAQEASTAKFVSLVVKFGALLFIVFLPTQYAIDLQLLGGVWILQIFPAIVFTLYTRRLNTPGLFFGWLVGIVLGTGLAMSQGLKPVFTLHVGDSSWPLYIGLIALAANIVVTFVVSVVTPKRSALGANA from the coding sequence ATGAGCGACCTGAACCCCGTCAACCCGGTTGCGATGACCGTCTTCATCGCCTTCTTCGCGCTCGTTACGATAGTCGGCTTCCTCGCTGCGCGCTGGAAGCGCGGCGATCTCACGCAACTGCACGAGTGGGGCCTCGGCGGCCGCCAGTTCGGCACGATCATCTCGTGGTTCCTCGTCGGCGGCGACTTCTATACCGCTTACACGGTGATCGCGGTGCCCGCGCTCGTCTACTCGGTCGGCGCGTACGGCTTCTTCGCGCTGCCGTACACGATCATCGTCTATCCGTTCGTGTTCGCGGTGATGCCGAAACTGTGGAAAATCGCCCATGCGAAAAACCACATCACGGCAGCCGACTACGTGCACGGCGAGTACGGCGGCAAGTGGTTCCCGGCGGCGGTCGCGCTGACCGGCATCGTCGCGACGATGCCGTATATCGCGCTGCAGCTCGTCGGCATGCAGGTCGTGATCAAGGGCCTTGGCGTATCGGGCGAACTGCCGCTCGTCATCGCGTTCGTGATCCTCGCGCTCTACACGTACACGAGCGGTCTGCGTGCGCCGGCGATGATCGCGTTCGTCAAGGACATCATGATCTACATCGTCGTGATCGCGGCAGTCTGGCTGATTCCGCAGAAGCTCGGCGGCTATGGTCAGGTGTTCGATGCGGCCGATACGTACTTCAAGGCGAAGGGCGGCGCGACCGGCATCATCCTGAAGCCGACGCAGTTCACCGCGTACGCTTCGCTCGCGTTGGGCTCGGCGCTTGCCGCGTTCATGTACCCGCACACGATGACGGCCGTGCTGTCGTCGTCGTCGCAGCAGACGGTGCGCAAGAATGCGATCTTCCTGCCCGCGTACACGCTGCTGCTCGGCCTGATCGCGTTGCTCGGCTATATGGCGATCGCCGCCGGCATCCACGTGAAGTCGGCTTCGGACGTCGTGCCCACGCTGTTCGGCACGCTGTTCCCGTCGTGGTTCGTCGGCTTCGCCGCAGCGGCGATCGCGATCAGCGCGCTCGTGCCGGCCGCGATCATGTCGATCGGCGCAGCGAACCTGTTCACGCGCAACCTGTGGCGTCCGCTCGTGTCGCCGAACATGGCGCCTGCGCAGGAAGCGTCGACGGCCAAGTTCGTGTCGCTCGTCGTGAAGTTCGGCGCGCTGCTGTTTATCGTGTTCCTGCCGACGCAATACGCGATCGACCTGCAACTGCTCGGCGGCGTGTGGATTCTGCAGATCTTCCCGGCCATCGTCTTCACGCTGTACACGCGGCGCCTCAATACGCCGGGCCTGTTCTTCGGCTGGCTCGTCGGCATCGTGCTCGGCACGGGGCTCGCGATGTCGCAAGGTCTGAAACCGGTGTTCACGCTGCATGTCGGCGATTCGAGCTGGCCGCTTTATATCGGCCTGATCGCGCTCGCGGCGAATATCGTCGTGACGTTCGTCGTCTCGGTGGTGACGCCGAAGCGCTCGGCGCTCGGCGCGAATGCCTGA
- a CDS encoding DUF3311 domain-containing protein: protein MEPSDQAGRSWLWLILLIPYIALLWLPFYNDTRPSFAGFPFFYWYQFLWVPLTSLLIYVVYRGIR, encoded by the coding sequence GTGGAACCATCAGATCAGGCCGGCCGTTCATGGCTCTGGCTCATATTGCTGATCCCCTATATCGCGCTGTTGTGGTTGCCTTTCTATAACGACACGCGCCCATCTTTCGCCGGCTTTCCGTTCTTTTACTGGTATCAGTTCCTGTGGGTTCCGCTCACGTCGCTGCTGATCTACGTCGTCTACCGAGGTATCCGATGA
- a CDS encoding hemerythrin domain-containing protein, whose product MSTATPDKATTDAIALLKEDHRAVDKLFEAFERAADDDLDAKGTLVQRACEKLTVHAMVEEEILYPAAHDALSGRDVIDVDEAYVEHFLVKTLIARFDTLKPGQRGFDATFKVLTEMVRHHVEEEEKTLFPELRQSNADLGALGKKLAARMEAFEQKLEAAGSRMVGDKT is encoded by the coding sequence ATGAGCACCGCTACCCCCGATAAAGCGACCACCGATGCGATTGCGCTGCTGAAAGAAGACCACCGCGCGGTCGACAAGCTGTTCGAGGCATTCGAACGCGCCGCCGATGACGACCTCGATGCGAAGGGCACGCTGGTGCAGCGCGCGTGCGAAAAGCTGACCGTCCACGCCATGGTGGAGGAGGAAATTCTCTATCCGGCGGCTCACGACGCACTGAGCGGCCGCGACGTGATCGATGTCGACGAAGCCTATGTCGAGCACTTTCTCGTCAAGACGCTGATCGCGCGCTTCGATACGCTGAAGCCGGGTCAGCGCGGCTTCGATGCGACCTTCAAGGTGCTGACCGAGATGGTTCGCCATCACGTCGAGGAAGAGGAGAAGACGCTCTTTCCGGAGTTGCGTCAGAGCAACGCCGATCTCGGCGCGCTCGGCAAAAAGCTCGCGGCAAGAATGGAAGCGTTCGAACAGAAGCTCGAGGCGGCCGGCAGCCGGATGGTCGGCGACAAGACCTGA
- a CDS encoding DUF72 domain-containing protein: protein MTTRNAKIQIGISGWRYEGWRGTFYPKGLRQADELQFASRAVQTIEINGTHYSLQSLDSYRKWYDETPDDFVFSVKGARYLTHMLRFRDEAARAGLANFFAQGMLALNEKFGPILWQFPPSFRFDAERLERFLAMLPRDTQGALDLARRHDKRVREPYLAIDRPRRLRHAIEIRHPSFVDAAFVALLRKHGVALVVSDSTEDWPHVDDLTADFVYLRLHGTSARYSGSYDDAALDTWAQRIEAWAHGGQPADAKLIAPDRPPRKRSTRDVFCYFDNDTKTQAPFDAQRLMERLGVEPEIPLVRRGNVASTKDSGRKQGVPVRRPAP, encoded by the coding sequence GTGACCACGCGCAACGCAAAAATTCAGATCGGCATATCGGGCTGGCGATATGAAGGATGGCGCGGCACGTTCTACCCAAAAGGCCTTCGACAGGCGGACGAATTGCAGTTCGCGTCGCGCGCGGTGCAGACGATCGAAATCAACGGCACGCACTACAGCCTGCAGTCGCTCGACAGCTACCGGAAGTGGTACGACGAAACGCCGGACGATTTCGTGTTCAGCGTGAAGGGCGCGCGCTACCTCACGCATATGCTGCGCTTTCGCGACGAAGCCGCACGCGCAGGCCTCGCGAATTTCTTTGCGCAGGGGATGCTGGCGCTCAACGAGAAGTTCGGGCCGATTCTCTGGCAGTTTCCGCCTTCGTTTCGCTTCGACGCGGAGCGCCTCGAGCGTTTTCTCGCGATGCTGCCGCGCGACACGCAAGGCGCGCTCGACCTCGCCCGCCGGCACGACAAGCGCGTACGCGAACCGTATCTCGCCATCGACCGGCCGCGGCGCCTGCGGCATGCGATCGAAATCCGGCACCCGAGCTTCGTCGACGCCGCGTTCGTCGCGCTGCTGCGCAAGCACGGCGTGGCGCTCGTGGTTTCCGACTCGACCGAAGACTGGCCGCACGTCGACGACCTGACGGCCGATTTCGTCTATTTGCGGCTGCACGGCACGAGCGCGCGCTACTCGGGCTCGTACGACGACGCGGCGCTCGACACGTGGGCGCAACGCATCGAGGCATGGGCGCACGGCGGCCAGCCGGCCGATGCGAAACTGATCGCGCCTGACAGGCCGCCGCGAAAACGCTCGACGCGCGACGTCTTCTGCTACTTCGACAACGACACGAAAACGCAGGCGCCGTTCGACGCGCAACGTCTGATGGAGCGGCTCGGCGTCGAGCCTGAAATACCTCTCGTGCGCCGCGGCAACGTGGCAAGCACCAAAGACAGCGGGCGCAAGCAGGGCGTGCCGGTCAGGCGCCCGGCCCCTTAG
- a CDS encoding LysR family transcriptional regulator, which yields MQLDDLRIFVATVEARNFTAAADRLQLSKQFVSRRVMALEASLGVRLLVRNTRKLAVTDLGYEFYERATRILADVADAELAMSSQRAYPRGLLRVSAPLSFGMVHLSPLVGAFLSSNPEVRIDMELSDRVVDVVGEGYDMALRIGTLADSTLIAQKLAEFRMIACCSPVYRDTRRLPVTPADLARHPCLLYGEEARTGWRFEIDGAVRHIEVHGPLRANNGEVIRDAAIAGTGVALLPEFIVEGALKNGQLVPLLEAFASPPITLFAVYPQHRQSSVTIRAFTQFLRERFAKGPGA from the coding sequence ATGCAACTCGATGACCTGAGAATCTTCGTCGCGACCGTGGAGGCGCGCAATTTCACGGCCGCGGCAGACCGTTTGCAACTGTCGAAGCAGTTCGTCAGCCGCCGCGTGATGGCGCTCGAGGCGAGCCTTGGCGTGCGGCTGCTCGTGCGCAACACGCGCAAGCTCGCGGTGACCGACCTCGGCTACGAGTTCTACGAGCGCGCCACGCGCATCCTTGCCGACGTGGCCGACGCCGAACTGGCGATGTCGTCGCAGCGCGCGTATCCGCGCGGCCTGTTGCGCGTCAGCGCGCCGTTGTCGTTCGGCATGGTCCACCTGTCGCCGCTCGTCGGCGCGTTTCTGAGCTCGAACCCCGAGGTGCGCATCGATATGGAACTGAGCGACCGTGTCGTCGATGTGGTCGGCGAGGGCTACGACATGGCGCTGCGCATCGGCACGCTCGCCGATTCGACGCTGATTGCCCAGAAGCTCGCGGAATTCCGCATGATCGCCTGCTGCAGCCCGGTCTACCGCGACACGCGGCGTCTGCCCGTGACGCCGGCCGACCTCGCCCGGCACCCGTGCCTGCTGTACGGGGAGGAGGCGCGTACCGGATGGCGGTTCGAGATCGACGGCGCGGTGCGCCATATCGAAGTGCACGGGCCGTTGCGCGCGAACAACGGCGAGGTGATTCGCGATGCGGCGATTGCGGGCACCGGCGTCGCGCTGCTGCCGGAATTCATCGTCGAGGGCGCGCTGAAGAACGGGCAGCTCGTGCCGCTGCTCGAAGCGTTTGCGTCGCCGCCGATCACGCTCTTCGCCGTGTATCCGCAGCACCGGCAAAGCTCGGTGACGATCCGGGCGTTCACGCAGTTTTTGCGCGAACGGTTTGCTAAGGGGCCGGGCGCCTGA
- a CDS encoding pirin family protein, protein MIEIRHANERGHANHGWLDSHHTFSFASYYDPNQIGFSDLLVINDDRVAPGRGFGKHPHRDMEIFSYVLEGALEHKDSMGTGSVIVPGDIQLMSAGTGVAHSEFNHSASELVHFLQIWIVPSVKNATPRYQQQHFAAEQKRGKLRLVISPDGADGSLEVRQDVRVYAGLFDGAEAADIELAANRYAYVHVARGAITVNGVRLTEGDGARIRNERELSFSAGDDAEVLVFDLRNNEVSELWS, encoded by the coding sequence ATGATTGAAATCAGACACGCCAACGAACGCGGCCACGCCAATCACGGGTGGCTCGACTCGCACCATACGTTCTCGTTCGCGAGCTACTACGACCCGAATCAGATCGGCTTCTCGGACCTGCTCGTGATCAACGACGACCGTGTCGCGCCGGGCCGCGGCTTCGGCAAGCATCCGCACCGCGACATGGAAATCTTTTCGTACGTGCTCGAAGGCGCACTCGAACACAAGGACTCGATGGGCACGGGCTCGGTGATCGTCCCCGGCGATATCCAGCTGATGAGCGCCGGCACCGGCGTCGCGCACAGCGAGTTCAACCACTCGGCGAGCGAGCTCGTGCATTTCCTGCAGATCTGGATCGTGCCTTCGGTGAAGAACGCGACGCCACGCTATCAGCAGCAGCATTTCGCGGCCGAGCAGAAGCGCGGCAAGCTGCGGCTCGTGATTTCGCCCGACGGCGCCGACGGGTCGCTCGAAGTGCGTCAGGACGTGCGCGTCTACGCAGGCCTGTTCGACGGCGCGGAAGCGGCCGACATCGAACTCGCCGCAAACCGCTACGCGTACGTGCATGTCGCACGCGGCGCGATCACCGTGAATGGCGTGCGCCTGACCGAAGGCGACGGCGCGCGCATTCGCAATGAACGCGAGCTCAGCTTCAGCGCCGGCGACGACGCGGAAGTGCTGGTGTTCGACCTGCGCAACAACGAAGTGTCGGAGCTGTGGTCGTGA
- a CDS encoding DoxX family protein, whose protein sequence is MNNLIDQRRDAILLVARVLLMVLFVVFGWSKLTGFSAAQAYMATTGAPAPSVAAAIAVMMELGVGVLLAVGFLTRPLALLLALYTLGTALIGHHFWTQTGMEQYANMVNFYKNVSIIGGLLLLAVTGPGKYSFDRR, encoded by the coding sequence ATGAACAATCTGATCGACCAACGGCGCGACGCGATTCTGCTCGTCGCTCGGGTGCTGCTGATGGTGCTATTCGTCGTATTCGGCTGGAGCAAGCTAACCGGCTTTTCCGCAGCACAAGCGTATATGGCGACGACCGGTGCGCCAGCTCCGTCGGTGGCCGCCGCGATCGCCGTCATGATGGAACTGGGCGTGGGCGTGCTGCTCGCGGTCGGGTTTCTGACGCGGCCGCTTGCGTTGCTGCTCGCGCTCTATACGCTCGGCACCGCGCTGATCGGCCATCACTTCTGGACGCAGACCGGCATGGAGCAGTACGCGAACATGGTCAATTTCTACAAGAACGTCAGCATTATCGGCGGGCTGTTGCTGCTGGCCGTGACGGGGCCGGGGAAGTATTCGTTCGACAGGCGATAA